In the genome of Natronorubrum sediminis, one region contains:
- a CDS encoding RraA family protein — protein sequence MDSEVIGTFRTVDSSIVSDALDQYGIDGVATEIGAVDPSQKAVGRAHTLRFEPVSNPGSQTNFPYALLEELRSDRVLAIDGVGPELSCWGGNASVLAERADVEGVVVDGGYRDVPDIRSGTFPVFGRAPTPKTGQRRLTVEEVGGTIDIGGVAVSADDVIVADGTGVVVVPAESAAEVADTVAEIRSEESTIEEKIDAGATVADLEDDDHEF from the coding sequence ATGGATTCGGAGGTCATCGGGACGTTCAGGACTGTCGACTCGAGTATCGTGTCCGACGCGCTGGACCAGTACGGAATCGACGGCGTCGCGACCGAAATCGGCGCGGTCGATCCGTCACAGAAAGCGGTCGGGCGGGCCCACACGCTCCGGTTCGAGCCCGTCTCGAACCCGGGGTCGCAGACGAACTTCCCCTACGCCTTGCTCGAGGAACTGCGTTCGGACCGCGTCCTCGCCATCGACGGCGTCGGCCCGGAGCTCTCGTGTTGGGGTGGAAACGCCTCCGTACTCGCTGAACGCGCGGACGTCGAAGGCGTGGTCGTCGACGGGGGCTACCGCGACGTCCCGGATATTCGGTCGGGGACGTTTCCCGTCTTCGGTCGCGCGCCGACGCCGAAAACCGGCCAGCGGCGACTGACCGTCGAGGAAGTCGGCGGAACGATCGACATCGGCGGCGTCGCCGTCTCGGCCGACGACGTCATCGTCGCGGACGGAACCGGCGTCGTCGTCGTGCCCGCCGAGAGCGCCGCCGAGGTCGCCGACACTGTGGCCGAAATCCGTTCTGAGGAGTCGACCATCGAAGAGAAAATCGACGCCGGCGCGACCGTCGCCGACCTCGAGGACGATGACCACGAGTTCTGA
- a CDS encoding enoyl-CoA hydratase/isomerase family protein, which produces MSDRVLLERREQIATITVNRPEKRNSMNVETRKELRAAFETAVDDDDVRAIVLRGAGEGSFIAGGDIEAFSEYDLVDGLEYGETHGQALYNYVADVPKPTIAAVDGYALGGGTEIALACDIRLATPDAVFGLPEITIGIIPGGGGTQRLVHAIGSGLARELILTGRTVDADEADEIGLANHVYPDEAFDDEVRKLATQLASRAPIAQQLAKEAMDRSLNIEAGLDFERLASALLFATDDQKEGAEAFLEGREPEFDGK; this is translated from the coding sequence ATGAGCGACCGAGTGCTCCTCGAGCGACGCGAGCAGATCGCGACGATCACCGTCAACCGACCCGAGAAGCGCAATTCGATGAACGTCGAGACCCGAAAAGAGCTCCGAGCGGCGTTCGAAACCGCCGTCGACGACGACGACGTGCGAGCGATCGTGCTCCGAGGGGCCGGCGAGGGCTCGTTCATCGCGGGCGGCGACATCGAGGCCTTCTCCGAATACGACCTCGTCGACGGCCTCGAGTACGGCGAGACGCACGGACAGGCGCTGTACAACTATGTGGCCGACGTGCCGAAGCCGACGATTGCCGCGGTCGATGGCTATGCCCTCGGCGGCGGGACCGAGATCGCACTCGCCTGTGACATTCGGCTCGCGACCCCCGACGCGGTGTTCGGCCTCCCCGAGATTACCATCGGAATCATTCCGGGCGGCGGCGGGACGCAACGGCTGGTCCACGCCATCGGGTCCGGCCTCGCTCGAGAGTTGATCCTCACCGGACGGACCGTCGACGCCGACGAAGCGGACGAAATCGGACTCGCAAATCACGTCTACCCCGACGAGGCGTTCGACGACGAAGTCAGGAAGCTGGCGACGCAACTCGCCTCGAGAGCACCGATCGCCCAGCAACTGGCCAAAGAGGCTATGGATCGAAGTCTGAATATCGAGGCTGGACTCGACTTCGAGCGCCTCGCGAGCGCGCTCCTGTTCGCAACGGACGACCAGAAGGAGGGTGCCGAGGCCTTCCTCGAGGGGCGAGAGCCTGAGTTCGACGGAAAATAA
- a CDS encoding IclR family transcriptional regulator, with protein MQQDSEENATEVKSVTKTLAIIETLQGLDGGRVTEVANELTWPKSTVYNHMETLEQCGYLVKEGDIYNLSLRFMDLGEYVKNRDEVYSLVEPRIEALAERTGERVQFVGEEHGKCVFIRIAMGDNAVSTGSRLGRRRKMLHATASGKSLLAFMPESESEAIIESIDLPKLTPNTITERDELHEHLEEIRDHGCAFNYEEHIKGLRAVAAPVKRQDGTVVGSISVSGPAHRMSGDYFTDELPSTILGVCNEIELDIVYQ; from the coding sequence ATGCAACAGGATAGCGAGGAAAACGCGACCGAGGTGAAGTCCGTCACGAAGACGTTGGCGATCATCGAGACCCTCCAGGGCCTCGATGGGGGGCGCGTAACGGAGGTCGCGAACGAACTCACGTGGCCCAAGAGCACGGTCTACAACCACATGGAGACGCTCGAGCAGTGTGGCTATCTAGTCAAAGAGGGAGACATCTACAATCTAAGCCTCCGATTCATGGATCTCGGCGAGTACGTCAAAAACCGCGACGAGGTGTACAGCCTCGTCGAGCCACGAATCGAAGCGCTCGCAGAGCGAACCGGCGAACGGGTCCAATTCGTCGGCGAAGAACACGGGAAGTGCGTCTTCATCCGGATTGCGATGGGCGATAACGCCGTGAGCACCGGCAGCCGACTCGGCCGACGCCGGAAAATGTTACACGCAACCGCGTCCGGAAAGTCGTTACTGGCGTTCATGCCCGAATCGGAATCCGAGGCGATCATCGAATCGATCGATCTCCCGAAGCTCACGCCAAACACCATCACTGAACGGGACGAACTCCACGAGCACCTCGAGGAGATTCGTGACCACGGCTGTGCGTTCAACTATGAGGAACATATTAAGGGTTTACGAGCGGTCGCTGCGCCGGTCAAACGACAGGACGGCACCGTGGTCGGTTCGATCAGCGTCTCGGGGCCTGCCCACCGGATGAGCGGCGATTACTTCACCGACGAACTACCGAGTACCATTCTCGGCGTCTGCAACGAAATCGAACTCGACATCGTCTACCAGTAG
- a CDS encoding thiamine pyrophosphate-binding protein — protein sequence MDVASTGSAYILDALAAEGIDTLFGVIGEGNAHLLDAVNDRDIEFQQARHEQAGVTMADGAARTKQGVTACTLTHGPGVTNGATGIAAADRDNIPMVILVGDTSIEGRETSLQYLDHPTFASPISVYQTRIETPSTIPEVLERAFDRARTRSGPVLVEVPADVQEGEAPDEEYTPSERPRQRVRPDERHVEAAASLLDDADHPVILAGGGAVRSDAGSEIATLAEHVGAPVATTYFGRSLLDEAHPMVSGIAGTFMSPANDDLLWDADVAVVVGARLSGKTTRYGELYADADVIQIDIEEESIGTHQEPAIGIRADARETVADLIHRCETDPERASRVAQTIERAPSPWADGFEERPDQIDPREFTLELAARVPDDAILTVGSGNNTGFPAVFHELGEDASMLINGNFGTMGYSLPAALGAKAAAPDRPVVCYTGDGALIQVIQEIETAVRLELPLLIAVFNDSSYGIIRHRQNLVHDRETGSTYDSPDFVDIAEGFGANGAVIRSADDLSVVEEYYDADPDVPLVLDARTIPEVSRPGFPPY from the coding sequence ATGGACGTTGCTAGCACGGGGAGTGCGTACATCCTCGATGCACTCGCTGCGGAGGGAATCGACACGCTGTTCGGCGTCATCGGCGAAGGTAACGCGCACCTGCTCGACGCAGTCAACGATCGGGATATCGAGTTCCAGCAGGCTCGTCACGAACAAGCCGGCGTCACGATGGCCGACGGCGCTGCGCGCACGAAACAGGGCGTCACCGCCTGCACGCTAACTCACGGCCCGGGGGTGACGAACGGCGCGACCGGTATCGCCGCTGCCGACCGCGACAATATCCCAATGGTGATCCTCGTCGGGGACACGAGTATCGAGGGGCGGGAGACCTCGCTTCAGTATCTGGACCATCCGACGTTCGCCTCGCCGATCTCGGTCTACCAGACGCGAATCGAAACGCCGTCGACGATTCCCGAGGTCCTCGAGCGGGCGTTCGATCGCGCGCGAACCCGAAGCGGCCCCGTCTTGGTCGAAGTGCCGGCGGATGTCCAGGAGGGCGAGGCACCCGACGAGGAGTACACGCCGAGCGAACGGCCACGACAGCGGGTGCGGCCCGACGAACGCCACGTCGAAGCGGCGGCGTCGTTGCTCGACGACGCGGATCATCCCGTCATTCTTGCGGGCGGGGGAGCGGTTCGGTCCGACGCTGGGAGTGAAATTGCAACGCTCGCCGAACACGTCGGCGCACCGGTCGCGACCACGTACTTCGGTCGCTCGCTCCTCGACGAAGCGCACCCGATGGTCAGTGGCATCGCGGGCACGTTCATGTCGCCGGCGAACGACGACCTCCTCTGGGACGCCGACGTGGCAGTCGTCGTCGGTGCTCGACTGTCCGGGAAGACGACCCGTTACGGCGAGTTGTACGCCGACGCCGACGTAATCCAGATCGACATCGAAGAGGAGTCGATCGGGACCCACCAGGAGCCCGCGATCGGAATCCGCGCCGACGCGCGAGAAACCGTCGCCGACCTTATCCACCGCTGCGAGACGGATCCGGAGCGAGCCTCCCGCGTCGCCCAGACCATCGAACGGGCACCCTCGCCGTGGGCCGACGGCTTCGAGGAGCGACCCGACCAGATCGACCCCCGCGAGTTCACCCTCGAGCTCGCAGCGCGCGTCCCGGACGACGCGATTCTCACCGTCGGTTCGGGGAACAACACCGGTTTTCCCGCCGTCTTCCACGAACTCGGCGAAGACGCCTCGATGCTGATCAACGGCAACTTCGGGACGATGGGCTACTCGCTTCCCGCCGCGTTGGGGGCGAAGGCGGCCGCACCGGATCGCCCCGTCGTCTGTTACACCGGTGACGGCGCACTCATTCAGGTGATTCAGGAGATCGAAACGGCCGTCCGCCTCGAGTTGCCACTGCTCATCGCCGTCTTCAACGACAGCAGCTACGGAATTATCCGCCACCGCCAGAACCTCGTTCACGACCGCGAGACGGGCAGCACGTACGACAGCCCCGACTTCGTCGACATCGCCGAAGGATTCGGCGCGAACGGTGCCGTGATTCGTTCGGCGGACGACCTCTCGGTCGTCGAAGAGTACTACGACGCAGACCCCGACGTCCCGCTCGTGCTGGACGCCCGCACGATCCCCGAGGTTTCGCGTCCGGGCTTCCCGCCGTACTGA
- a CDS encoding aldehyde dehydrogenase family protein — protein MATHNETARDQYGLFIDGTESQSASGETISVVDPATEESFTSIQAGSGSDVDRAVDAALEAQTEWYGLQPAERGRILRRTADLIADRREELARLLTRENGKPISQARTEIDAASRYFEYYSGMADKIQGETIPLGREYVDYTIQEPLGVTGHIIPWNFPAAIFGRTVAPALTAGNAVVVKPAEQTPLTALVLAEILDEAGAPSGTVNVVTGYGVDAGEPLTEHEDVSCVAFTGSVETGKAVAAAAGRQLTPAHIEAGGKNPNVVFPDADLEQAVEQTLISIFTRNAGQVCSAGDRLIVHEDIREAFLERLVDAVESLEVGTGLDDPDIGPLVSQAQYETVSEYIEIGSSEVGEPIVGGAPDETEEGYFVEPTVFDGASNDDRISQEEIFGPVLTVIPFSTEEEAIELANDSEYGLTAGIFTHDLERAHRFARDVVAGQVYVNEWFAGGVETPFGGFRESGFGREKGLEAVEQFTATKNVGLKIGDRPS, from the coding sequence ATGGCGACACACAACGAAACCGCTCGCGATCAGTACGGCCTGTTCATCGACGGGACCGAAAGTCAGTCGGCATCCGGAGAGACGATTTCGGTCGTCGACCCCGCGACGGAGGAATCGTTCACGTCGATCCAGGCCGGATCGGGGTCTGACGTCGACCGGGCGGTCGACGCCGCACTCGAGGCCCAGACCGAGTGGTACGGACTCCAACCTGCCGAGCGAGGACGGATACTGCGTCGAACGGCGGATCTCATCGCCGACCGACGTGAGGAACTCGCGCGATTGTTGACCCGCGAGAACGGCAAACCGATCTCGCAGGCGCGGACGGAAATCGACGCCGCCAGTCGGTACTTCGAGTACTATTCGGGGATGGCGGACAAAATTCAGGGAGAGACGATCCCCCTCGGTCGCGAGTACGTCGACTATACGATTCAGGAACCACTCGGCGTTACCGGCCACATCATCCCCTGGAACTTTCCGGCGGCTATCTTCGGCCGGACCGTTGCCCCCGCGCTCACTGCCGGCAACGCCGTCGTCGTCAAACCGGCGGAACAGACGCCGCTGACGGCACTCGTCCTCGCCGAAATTCTCGACGAGGCAGGCGCTCCTTCCGGGACGGTCAACGTCGTCACGGGATACGGCGTCGACGCCGGCGAACCGCTGACGGAACACGAAGACGTCAGTTGCGTCGCGTTCACGGGCTCCGTCGAGACCGGCAAGGCGGTCGCAGCTGCTGCGGGCCGACAGCTCACGCCCGCCCACATCGAAGCCGGCGGCAAGAACCCGAACGTCGTCTTCCCGGACGCCGACCTCGAGCAAGCCGTCGAGCAGACGCTCATCTCGATTTTCACGCGTAACGCGGGACAGGTCTGTTCGGCCGGCGACCGCCTGATCGTCCACGAGGATATTCGCGAGGCGTTCCTCGAGCGACTCGTCGACGCGGTGGAGTCACTCGAGGTCGGCACCGGCCTCGACGATCCGGACATCGGCCCACTCGTCTCCCAAGCCCAGTACGAGACGGTCAGCGAGTACATCGAAATCGGCTCGAGCGAGGTTGGCGAGCCGATCGTCGGCGGTGCTCCCGACGAAACGGAGGAAGGGTACTTCGTCGAGCCGACGGTCTTCGACGGCGCGAGCAACGACGACCGAATCAGTCAGGAGGAGATTTTCGGTCCCGTCCTCACCGTGATCCCGTTCAGTACTGAGGAAGAAGCGATCGAACTCGCAAACGACAGCGAGTACGGCCTCACGGCGGGTATTTTCACCCACGACCTCGAGCGCGCCCACCGGTTCGCCCGCGACGTCGTCGCCGGGCAGGTGTACGTCAACGAGTGGTTCGCCGGCGGCGTCGAGACGCCATTCGGCGGCTTCCGTGAGAGCGGCTTCGGTCGCGAGAAGGGCCTCGAGGCCGTAGAGCAGTTCACGGCGACGAAGAACGTCGGGCTGAAGATCGGCGACCGCCCGTCGTAG
- a CDS encoding carboxymuconolactone decarboxylase family protein — MARVPLRRQDDLPDDYQYLLGEDALGERNLLCAMANNPDALQSYMRYGTTLWSDGGLEADDLERCILTIARELEAVYEWHQHVPIARENGVSDDEILAIADKDRDRFDERVSALLHYVEAVVRDEVDDDRFAVLSEWFEPTEIVGITLLATHYLATARFLSALEVPLEDSFVGWNLEGE; from the coding sequence ATGGCACGTGTTCCACTCAGGCGACAAGACGACCTCCCGGACGACTACCAGTATCTCCTCGGCGAGGACGCGTTGGGCGAACGCAACCTCCTCTGTGCGATGGCGAACAACCCCGATGCGTTGCAATCGTACATGCGCTACGGGACGACACTCTGGTCCGACGGCGGCCTCGAGGCAGACGACCTCGAGCGCTGCATCCTCACGATCGCTCGCGAACTCGAGGCGGTCTACGAGTGGCACCAGCACGTCCCGATCGCCCGGGAAAACGGCGTCTCGGACGACGAGATCCTCGCCATTGCCGACAAGGACCGAGACCGGTTCGACGAACGGGTGAGCGCACTACTCCACTACGTCGAGGCCGTCGTCCGCGACGAGGTCGACGACGACCGATTCGCGGTCCTCTCGGAATGGTTCGAGCCGACGGAAATCGTCGGCATCACGCTGCTCGCTACGCACTACCTCGCGACGGCCCGGTTCCTGAGCGCGCTCGAGGTGCCACTCGAGGACTCGTTCGTCGGCTGGAATCTCGAGGGCGAGTAG
- a CDS encoding threonine synthase, with amino-acid sequence MSAARRCYACGSRETGLVARCSCGEALWLETDAASFEWDDVTDAPGMWRYESLLPVSPPDGLFEAAGGTPLVREPSLDAFAGARVHLKIEGGNPTGSFKDRGSALGLAALQAGDELDEAVDAVGTVSHGNMAISTSAYAAAAGLPCVVLVPEDIPESRLETISQFDPTVLRVAGDYGRLYERTLEIGPERNIAFLNSDVALRVEGQKTTALEICESFAPDAPDAIVVPTSSGGHFSGVWKALRELESAGVLADVPRLYAVQAAASAPIAEAYEQGANEVSRVERGETVAYSIGNPDPPSGTRALAAIDETDGAAVGLEDPEILEAQRTLAGEAGLSVEASSATALAGIRRLVDAGEIDASDDVVAVTTGTGLTDHLGSGSADLVDIEGLEERLAAFGDD; translated from the coding sequence ATGAGCGCGGCTCGTCGCTGTTACGCCTGTGGCTCGCGCGAAACAGGCCTCGTCGCTCGTTGTTCCTGTGGCGAAGCGCTCTGGCTCGAGACCGACGCGGCGTCGTTCGAGTGGGACGACGTGACCGACGCACCCGGAATGTGGCGCTACGAATCGCTGCTCCCCGTAAGCCCGCCCGACGGGCTCTTCGAGGCAGCGGGCGGAACGCCACTCGTTCGCGAGCCGTCGCTCGACGCGTTCGCCGGCGCTCGCGTCCACCTCAAGATCGAGGGAGGTAATCCAACCGGCTCGTTCAAAGACCGCGGCAGTGCGCTCGGCCTCGCGGCGCTGCAGGCTGGCGACGAACTCGATGAGGCCGTCGACGCCGTCGGCACCGTCTCCCACGGAAACATGGCGATCAGCACGTCCGCCTACGCCGCCGCGGCGGGGCTGCCCTGTGTCGTACTCGTCCCCGAGGACATCCCGGAGAGCCGCCTCGAGACGATCTCGCAGTTCGATCCGACGGTACTCCGGGTCGCGGGCGACTACGGCCGACTCTACGAGCGGACCCTCGAGATCGGTCCCGAGCGAAACATCGCCTTCCTGAACTCCGACGTGGCGCTTCGCGTCGAGGGCCAGAAGACGACGGCCCTCGAGATCTGCGAGTCGTTCGCGCCCGACGCGCCCGACGCCATCGTCGTGCCGACAAGCAGTGGCGGTCATTTCAGCGGGGTCTGGAAGGCGCTTCGCGAACTCGAGTCCGCCGGCGTTCTCGCGGACGTACCTCGACTGTACGCCGTGCAGGCCGCGGCCAGCGCACCGATCGCCGAGGCGTACGAGCAGGGTGCGAACGAGGTGTCGCGGGTCGAACGCGGCGAGACGGTCGCCTACTCGATCGGCAATCCCGATCCGCCGAGCGGGACGCGCGCCCTCGCCGCGATCGACGAGACGGACGGCGCGGCCGTCGGGCTCGAGGATCCGGAAATCCTAGAGGCTCAACGGACCCTCGCCGGGGAGGCCGGCCTCAGCGTCGAAGCGTCGTCGGCGACCGCGCTGGCGGGGATTCGACGACTGGTCGACGCGGGTGAGATCGACGCGAGCGACGACGTTGTCGCCGTCACGACCGGGACGGGACTCACCGACCACCTCGGCTCCGGATCCGCCGACCTCGTCGACATCGAGGGGCTCGAGGAGCGACTCGCTGCATTCGGGGACGACTAA